A genome region from Coffea arabica cultivar ET-39 chromosome 7e, Coffea Arabica ET-39 HiFi, whole genome shotgun sequence includes the following:
- the LOC113722993 gene encoding ATP-dependent DNA helicase At3g02060, chloroplastic isoform X3: protein MASTKVPLFPAFCDVAKMSNPSSASATNSCAHFQPRSSSRSRDWMTRIKIFLPLCKWNSRFYSMPTKFNPPPPPPSSLLLVSSSSSSSSPVLYSDVAPSARRYKLLPPPPLRTHENVTESSDDISLLNDRILREHGKRDSSSPRPPVMDTKEADKYIQQVKEQQLRGLQKLKGDVTNKNWKDGVFSYKVDPYTLCPGDYVVHKKVGIGRFVSIKFDLPKLKHPNTYNTDHNPQLPTEYVYIEYADGMAKLPVKQASRMLYRYNLPNETKKPRALSKLSDPSAWERRRVKGKVAVQKMVVDLMELYIHRLKQRRPPYPKMHAIAEFASHFPYKPTPDQMQAIIDVEKDLTEKENPMDRLICGDVGFGKTEVALRAIFCVVSAGKQAMVLAPTIVLAKQHYDVISDRFSRYPDIKVGLLSRFQSKSEKEEYVHMIKHGHLDITVGTHSLLGNRVVYNNLGLLVVDEEQRFGVKQKEKIASFKTSVDVLTLSATPIPRTLYLALTGFRDASLISTPPPERVPIRTHLSSYSKVKVVSAIKYELDRDGQVFYVLPRIKGLEEVMEFLEESFPEVEIAIAHGKQYSKQLEDTMARFALGEIKILICTNIVESGLDIQNANTIIIQDVQQFGLAQLYQLRGRVGRADKEAHAHLFYADKSLLSDQALERLTALEECRDLGQGFQLAERDMAIRGFGNIFGEQQTGDVGNVGIDLFFEMLFESLSKVDEHRVISVPYQSVQLDLNINPYLPSEYINYLDNPMEVISEAEKAARQDIWSLMQFTESLRRQYGKEPYSMEILLKKLYVKRMAADLGITRIYSSGKIVGMKSNMSRKVFKLIIDSVASDIHCNSLVFENGLIKAELLLELPREQLLNWIFQCLAELYASLPALIKY from the exons atggCCTCTACTAAAGTGCCACTGTTCCCCGCCTTCTGTGATGTTGCAAAAATGTCAAATCCTTCTTCTGCTTCTGCTACTAATAGTTGCGCCCATTTCCAGCCAAGGAGCAGCAGCAGAAGCAGGGATTGGATGACAAGAATAAAAATTTTCCTCCCCCTTTGCAAATGGAACTCTCGCTTTTACTCCATGCCAACCAAATTCAACcccccacctcctcctccttcttcgTTGCTTTTagtttcatcttcatcatcatcttcatcgccCGTCCTCTACTCCGACGTTGCCCCCTCTGCTAGACGCTATAAATTACTGCCACCTCCGCCCCTCCGAACTCACGAGAATGTGACGGAGAGCAGCGACGACATTTCTCTGCTTAACGACAGAATTCTTCGAGAGCACGGCAAGAGAGATTCCTCCTCCCCGAGGCCCCCCGTCATGGATACCAAGGAGGCTGATAAATACATTCAGCAGGTCAAGGAGCAGCAGCTGAGGGGTTTGCAGAAGCTCAAGGGTGACGTCACCAACAAAAATTGGAAAGACGGCGTTTTTAGCTACAAGGTCGACCCCTACACTCTCTGCCCCGGCGACTACGTGGTGCACAAGAAGGTCGGCATCGGCCGATTTGTTAGCATCAAATTTGACCTGCCAAAGTTGAAGCATCCTAATACTTATAATACGGACCACAACCCCCAACTCCCGACTGAATATGTCTATATAGAGTACGCCGATGGAATGGCCAAGCTCCCTGTCAAGCAGGCTTCCCGCATGCTCTACCGCTATAATCT ACCTAATGAAACAAAAAAGCCACGTGCTTTGAGCAAACTAAGCGACCCAAGTGCATGGGAGAGAAGAAGGGTGAAGGGTAAGGTTGCAGTTCAAAAAATGGTTGTTGACTTGATGGAGCTGTATATACACAGGCTCAAACAAAGAAGGCCTCCTTACCCCAAAATGCATGCCATTGCagaatttgcatctcattttcCTTATAAGCCAACGCCAGACCAGATGCAG GCAATCATTGATGTGGAAAAAGACTTGAcagagaaagaaaaccctaTGGACAGATTGATATGTGGAGATGTTGGTTTTGGCAAAACTGAAGTTGCGCTTCGTGCCATCTTCTGCGTGGTTTCAGCAGGGAAGCAAGCCATGGTTCTAGCACCAACAATAGTTCTAGCTAAACAACATTATGATGTTATCTCCGATCGATTCTCAAGATATCCAGATATCAAGGTTGGACTTCTGAGTAGGTTTCAG TCCAAGTCAGAGAAAGAGGAGTATGTGCACATGATTAAACATGGGCACCTGGACATTACAGTTGGGACTCATTCACTACTTGGCAACCGTGTTGTGTATAATAATCTTGGTCTTCTTGTGGTTGATGAGGAACAG AGATTTGGTGTGAAACAAAAGGAGAAGATTGCTTCTTTTAAAACCTCAGTTGATGTACTCACGCTTTCGGCAACGCCTATTCCACGAACCCTCTATTTAGCTTTGACTGGGTTTCGTGATGCCAG TTTAATTTCTACACCACCTCCTGAAAGAGTTCCAATAAGAACCCATCTTTCATCATATTCTAAGGTAAAGGTGGTATCAGCTATAAAGTATGAGCTGGACCGAGATGGACAGGTTTTTTATGTGTTGCCCCGAATCAAAG GGCTTGAAGAAGTCATGGAGTTTCTTGAAGAATCGTTTCCAGAGGTTGAAATAGCTATTGCTCATGGAAAG CAATACTCGAAGCAGCTTGAGGATACCATGGCAAGATTTGCACTGGGGGAAATTAAGATCCTTATATGCACAAACATAGTTGAAAGTGGGCTTGACATTCAAAATGCGAATACAATCATAATCCAGGATGTCCAACAATTTGGCCTTGCACAGTTGTATCAG TTGCGTGGAAGGGTGGGCCGAGCAGATAAAGAAGCTCATGCACACTTGTTTTACGCTGATAAGTCTTTGCTCTCTGATCAGGCGCTA GAGAGGCTAACTGCCCTTGAAGAGTGTCGTGATCTTGGCCAGGGTTTCCAGCTTGCAGAAAGGGACATGGCTATTAGAGGCTTTGGTAATATTTTTGGTGAGCAGCAAACAGGGGATGTTGGAAATGTGGGCATTGATCTTTTCTTTGAAATGCTATTTGAGAGCCTGTCAAAG GTTGATGAACACCGTGTAATCTCAGTTCCTTACCAATCGGTGCAG CTTGATCTAAATATAAATCCATATCTCCCTTCTGAGTACATAAATTATCTCGACAATCCCAtggaagtaataagtgaagcTGAAAAAGCTGCCAGGCAAGACATTTGGAGTTTGATGCAATTTACTGAGAGCCTGCGCCGGCAATATGGAAAAGAGCCCTACTCCATGGAAATCCTGTTGAAAAAACTCTATGTGAAGAGAATGGCTGCGGATTTGGGGATTACCAGGATATATTCATCAGGAAAGATAGTTGGCATGAAATCAAACATGAGCAGGAAAGTTTTCAAGCTCATAATAGATTCAGTGGCATCTGACATACACTGCAATTCCCTTGTTTTTGAGAATGGCCTAATCAAG GCTGAACTTCTGTTGGAGCTACCAAGAGAACAGTTGCTAAATTGGATTTTCCAGTGCTTAGCGGAACTCTATGCTTCTCTGCCTGCCTTGATCAAATATTAG
- the LOC113722993 gene encoding ATP-dependent DNA helicase At3g02060, chloroplastic isoform X1 produces MASTKVPLFPAFCDVAKMSNPSSASATNSCAHFQPRSSSRSRDWMTRIKIFLPLCKWNSRFYSMPTKFNPPPPPPSSLLLVSSSSSSSSPVLYSDVAPSARRYKLLPPPPLRTHENVTESSDDISLLNDRILREHGKRDSSSPRPPVMDTKEADKYIQQVKEQQLRGLQKLKGDVTNKNWKDGVFSYKVDPYTLCPGDYVVHKKVGIGRFVSIKFDLPKLKHPNTYNTDHNPQLPTEYVYIEYADGMAKLPVKQASRMLYRYNLPNETKKPRALSKLSDPSAWERRRVKGKVAVQKMVVDLMELYIHRLKQRRPPYPKMHAIAEFASHFPYKPTPDQMQAIIDVEKDLTEKENPMDRLICGDVGFGKTEVALRAIFCVVSAGKQAMVLAPTIVLAKQHYDVISDRFSRYPDIKVGLLSRFQSKSEKEEYVHMIKHGHLDITVGTHSLLGNRVVYNNLGLLVVDEEQRFGVKQKEKIASFKTSVDVLTLSATPIPRTLYLALTGFRDASLISTPPPERVPIRTHLSSYSKVKVVSAIKYELDRDGQVFYVLPRIKGLEEVMEFLEESFPEVEIAIAHGKVIHCLKWSARSMTTSLCVGKIQNYKVPNHYQYSKQLEDTMARFALGEIKILICTNIVESGLDIQNANTIIIQDVQQFGLAQLYQLRGRVGRADKEAHAHLFYADKSLLSDQALERLTALEECRDLGQGFQLAERDMAIRGFGNIFGEQQTGDVGNVGIDLFFEMLFESLSKVDEHRVISVPYQSVQLDLNINPYLPSEYINYLDNPMEVISEAEKAARQDIWSLMQFTESLRRQYGKEPYSMEILLKKLYVKRMAADLGITRIYSSGKIVGMKSNMSRKVFKLIIDSVASDIHCNSLVFENGLIKAELLLELPREQLLNWIFQCLAELYASLPALIKY; encoded by the exons atggCCTCTACTAAAGTGCCACTGTTCCCCGCCTTCTGTGATGTTGCAAAAATGTCAAATCCTTCTTCTGCTTCTGCTACTAATAGTTGCGCCCATTTCCAGCCAAGGAGCAGCAGCAGAAGCAGGGATTGGATGACAAGAATAAAAATTTTCCTCCCCCTTTGCAAATGGAACTCTCGCTTTTACTCCATGCCAACCAAATTCAACcccccacctcctcctccttcttcgTTGCTTTTagtttcatcttcatcatcatcttcatcgccCGTCCTCTACTCCGACGTTGCCCCCTCTGCTAGACGCTATAAATTACTGCCACCTCCGCCCCTCCGAACTCACGAGAATGTGACGGAGAGCAGCGACGACATTTCTCTGCTTAACGACAGAATTCTTCGAGAGCACGGCAAGAGAGATTCCTCCTCCCCGAGGCCCCCCGTCATGGATACCAAGGAGGCTGATAAATACATTCAGCAGGTCAAGGAGCAGCAGCTGAGGGGTTTGCAGAAGCTCAAGGGTGACGTCACCAACAAAAATTGGAAAGACGGCGTTTTTAGCTACAAGGTCGACCCCTACACTCTCTGCCCCGGCGACTACGTGGTGCACAAGAAGGTCGGCATCGGCCGATTTGTTAGCATCAAATTTGACCTGCCAAAGTTGAAGCATCCTAATACTTATAATACGGACCACAACCCCCAACTCCCGACTGAATATGTCTATATAGAGTACGCCGATGGAATGGCCAAGCTCCCTGTCAAGCAGGCTTCCCGCATGCTCTACCGCTATAATCT ACCTAATGAAACAAAAAAGCCACGTGCTTTGAGCAAACTAAGCGACCCAAGTGCATGGGAGAGAAGAAGGGTGAAGGGTAAGGTTGCAGTTCAAAAAATGGTTGTTGACTTGATGGAGCTGTATATACACAGGCTCAAACAAAGAAGGCCTCCTTACCCCAAAATGCATGCCATTGCagaatttgcatctcattttcCTTATAAGCCAACGCCAGACCAGATGCAG GCAATCATTGATGTGGAAAAAGACTTGAcagagaaagaaaaccctaTGGACAGATTGATATGTGGAGATGTTGGTTTTGGCAAAACTGAAGTTGCGCTTCGTGCCATCTTCTGCGTGGTTTCAGCAGGGAAGCAAGCCATGGTTCTAGCACCAACAATAGTTCTAGCTAAACAACATTATGATGTTATCTCCGATCGATTCTCAAGATATCCAGATATCAAGGTTGGACTTCTGAGTAGGTTTCAG TCCAAGTCAGAGAAAGAGGAGTATGTGCACATGATTAAACATGGGCACCTGGACATTACAGTTGGGACTCATTCACTACTTGGCAACCGTGTTGTGTATAATAATCTTGGTCTTCTTGTGGTTGATGAGGAACAG AGATTTGGTGTGAAACAAAAGGAGAAGATTGCTTCTTTTAAAACCTCAGTTGATGTACTCACGCTTTCGGCAACGCCTATTCCACGAACCCTCTATTTAGCTTTGACTGGGTTTCGTGATGCCAG TTTAATTTCTACACCACCTCCTGAAAGAGTTCCAATAAGAACCCATCTTTCATCATATTCTAAGGTAAAGGTGGTATCAGCTATAAAGTATGAGCTGGACCGAGATGGACAGGTTTTTTATGTGTTGCCCCGAATCAAAG GGCTTGAAGAAGTCATGGAGTTTCTTGAAGAATCGTTTCCAGAGGTTGAAATAGCTATTGCTCATGGAAAGGTAATTCATTGCTTGAAGTGGAGCGCTAGATCTATGACCACTTCACTCTGCGTGGGTAAAATACAAAACTACAAAGTACCAAACCACTAT CAATACTCGAAGCAGCTTGAGGATACCATGGCAAGATTTGCACTGGGGGAAATTAAGATCCTTATATGCACAAACATAGTTGAAAGTGGGCTTGACATTCAAAATGCGAATACAATCATAATCCAGGATGTCCAACAATTTGGCCTTGCACAGTTGTATCAG TTGCGTGGAAGGGTGGGCCGAGCAGATAAAGAAGCTCATGCACACTTGTTTTACGCTGATAAGTCTTTGCTCTCTGATCAGGCGCTA GAGAGGCTAACTGCCCTTGAAGAGTGTCGTGATCTTGGCCAGGGTTTCCAGCTTGCAGAAAGGGACATGGCTATTAGAGGCTTTGGTAATATTTTTGGTGAGCAGCAAACAGGGGATGTTGGAAATGTGGGCATTGATCTTTTCTTTGAAATGCTATTTGAGAGCCTGTCAAAG GTTGATGAACACCGTGTAATCTCAGTTCCTTACCAATCGGTGCAG CTTGATCTAAATATAAATCCATATCTCCCTTCTGAGTACATAAATTATCTCGACAATCCCAtggaagtaataagtgaagcTGAAAAAGCTGCCAGGCAAGACATTTGGAGTTTGATGCAATTTACTGAGAGCCTGCGCCGGCAATATGGAAAAGAGCCCTACTCCATGGAAATCCTGTTGAAAAAACTCTATGTGAAGAGAATGGCTGCGGATTTGGGGATTACCAGGATATATTCATCAGGAAAGATAGTTGGCATGAAATCAAACATGAGCAGGAAAGTTTTCAAGCTCATAATAGATTCAGTGGCATCTGACATACACTGCAATTCCCTTGTTTTTGAGAATGGCCTAATCAAG GCTGAACTTCTGTTGGAGCTACCAAGAGAACAGTTGCTAAATTGGATTTTCCAGTGCTTAGCGGAACTCTATGCTTCTCTGCCTGCCTTGATCAAATATTAG
- the LOC113722993 gene encoding ATP-dependent DNA helicase At3g02060, chloroplastic isoform X2, producing the protein MASTKVPLFPAFCDVAKMSNPSSASATNSCAHFQPRSSSRSRDWMTRIKIFLPLCKWNSRFYSMPTKFNPPPPPPSSLLLVSSSSSSSSPVLYSDVAPSARRYKLLPPPPLRTHENVTESSDDISLLNDRILREHGKRDSSSPRPPVMDTKEADKYIQQVKEQQLRGLQKLKGDVTNKNWKDGVFSYKVDPYTLCPGDYVVHKKVGIGRFVSIKFDLPKLKHPNTYNTDHNPQLPTEYVYIEYADGMAKLPVKQASRMLYRYNLPNETKKPRALSKLSDPSAWERRRVKGKVAVQKMVVDLMELYIHRLKQRRPPYPKMHAIAEFASHFPYKPTPDQMQAIIDVEKDLTEKENPMDRLICGDVGFGKTEVALRAIFCVVSAGKQAMVLAPTIVLAKQHYDVISDRFSRYPDIKVGLLSRFQSKSEKEEYVHMIKHGHLDITVGTHSLLGNRVVYNNLGLLVVDEEQRFGVKQKEKIASFKTSVDVLTLSATPIPRTLYLALTGFRDASLISTPPPERVPIRTHLSSYSKVKVVSAIKYELDRDGQVFYVLPRIKGLEEVMEFLEESFPEVEIAIAHGKVIHCLKWSARSMTTSLCVGKIQNYKVPNHYQYSKQLEDTMARFALGEIKILICTNIVESGLDIQNANTIIIQDVQQFGLAQLYQLRGRVGRADKEAHAHLFYADKSLLSDQALERLTALEECRDLGQGFQLAERDMAIRGFGNIFGEQQTGDVGNVGIDLFFEMLFESLSKLDLNINPYLPSEYINYLDNPMEVISEAEKAARQDIWSLMQFTESLRRQYGKEPYSMEILLKKLYVKRMAADLGITRIYSSGKIVGMKSNMSRKVFKLIIDSVASDIHCNSLVFENGLIKAELLLELPREQLLNWIFQCLAELYASLPALIKY; encoded by the exons atggCCTCTACTAAAGTGCCACTGTTCCCCGCCTTCTGTGATGTTGCAAAAATGTCAAATCCTTCTTCTGCTTCTGCTACTAATAGTTGCGCCCATTTCCAGCCAAGGAGCAGCAGCAGAAGCAGGGATTGGATGACAAGAATAAAAATTTTCCTCCCCCTTTGCAAATGGAACTCTCGCTTTTACTCCATGCCAACCAAATTCAACcccccacctcctcctccttcttcgTTGCTTTTagtttcatcttcatcatcatcttcatcgccCGTCCTCTACTCCGACGTTGCCCCCTCTGCTAGACGCTATAAATTACTGCCACCTCCGCCCCTCCGAACTCACGAGAATGTGACGGAGAGCAGCGACGACATTTCTCTGCTTAACGACAGAATTCTTCGAGAGCACGGCAAGAGAGATTCCTCCTCCCCGAGGCCCCCCGTCATGGATACCAAGGAGGCTGATAAATACATTCAGCAGGTCAAGGAGCAGCAGCTGAGGGGTTTGCAGAAGCTCAAGGGTGACGTCACCAACAAAAATTGGAAAGACGGCGTTTTTAGCTACAAGGTCGACCCCTACACTCTCTGCCCCGGCGACTACGTGGTGCACAAGAAGGTCGGCATCGGCCGATTTGTTAGCATCAAATTTGACCTGCCAAAGTTGAAGCATCCTAATACTTATAATACGGACCACAACCCCCAACTCCCGACTGAATATGTCTATATAGAGTACGCCGATGGAATGGCCAAGCTCCCTGTCAAGCAGGCTTCCCGCATGCTCTACCGCTATAATCT ACCTAATGAAACAAAAAAGCCACGTGCTTTGAGCAAACTAAGCGACCCAAGTGCATGGGAGAGAAGAAGGGTGAAGGGTAAGGTTGCAGTTCAAAAAATGGTTGTTGACTTGATGGAGCTGTATATACACAGGCTCAAACAAAGAAGGCCTCCTTACCCCAAAATGCATGCCATTGCagaatttgcatctcattttcCTTATAAGCCAACGCCAGACCAGATGCAG GCAATCATTGATGTGGAAAAAGACTTGAcagagaaagaaaaccctaTGGACAGATTGATATGTGGAGATGTTGGTTTTGGCAAAACTGAAGTTGCGCTTCGTGCCATCTTCTGCGTGGTTTCAGCAGGGAAGCAAGCCATGGTTCTAGCACCAACAATAGTTCTAGCTAAACAACATTATGATGTTATCTCCGATCGATTCTCAAGATATCCAGATATCAAGGTTGGACTTCTGAGTAGGTTTCAG TCCAAGTCAGAGAAAGAGGAGTATGTGCACATGATTAAACATGGGCACCTGGACATTACAGTTGGGACTCATTCACTACTTGGCAACCGTGTTGTGTATAATAATCTTGGTCTTCTTGTGGTTGATGAGGAACAG AGATTTGGTGTGAAACAAAAGGAGAAGATTGCTTCTTTTAAAACCTCAGTTGATGTACTCACGCTTTCGGCAACGCCTATTCCACGAACCCTCTATTTAGCTTTGACTGGGTTTCGTGATGCCAG TTTAATTTCTACACCACCTCCTGAAAGAGTTCCAATAAGAACCCATCTTTCATCATATTCTAAGGTAAAGGTGGTATCAGCTATAAAGTATGAGCTGGACCGAGATGGACAGGTTTTTTATGTGTTGCCCCGAATCAAAG GGCTTGAAGAAGTCATGGAGTTTCTTGAAGAATCGTTTCCAGAGGTTGAAATAGCTATTGCTCATGGAAAGGTAATTCATTGCTTGAAGTGGAGCGCTAGATCTATGACCACTTCACTCTGCGTGGGTAAAATACAAAACTACAAAGTACCAAACCACTAT CAATACTCGAAGCAGCTTGAGGATACCATGGCAAGATTTGCACTGGGGGAAATTAAGATCCTTATATGCACAAACATAGTTGAAAGTGGGCTTGACATTCAAAATGCGAATACAATCATAATCCAGGATGTCCAACAATTTGGCCTTGCACAGTTGTATCAG TTGCGTGGAAGGGTGGGCCGAGCAGATAAAGAAGCTCATGCACACTTGTTTTACGCTGATAAGTCTTTGCTCTCTGATCAGGCGCTA GAGAGGCTAACTGCCCTTGAAGAGTGTCGTGATCTTGGCCAGGGTTTCCAGCTTGCAGAAAGGGACATGGCTATTAGAGGCTTTGGTAATATTTTTGGTGAGCAGCAAACAGGGGATGTTGGAAATGTGGGCATTGATCTTTTCTTTGAAATGCTATTTGAGAGCCTGTCAAAG CTTGATCTAAATATAAATCCATATCTCCCTTCTGAGTACATAAATTATCTCGACAATCCCAtggaagtaataagtgaagcTGAAAAAGCTGCCAGGCAAGACATTTGGAGTTTGATGCAATTTACTGAGAGCCTGCGCCGGCAATATGGAAAAGAGCCCTACTCCATGGAAATCCTGTTGAAAAAACTCTATGTGAAGAGAATGGCTGCGGATTTGGGGATTACCAGGATATATTCATCAGGAAAGATAGTTGGCATGAAATCAAACATGAGCAGGAAAGTTTTCAAGCTCATAATAGATTCAGTGGCATCTGACATACACTGCAATTCCCTTGTTTTTGAGAATGGCCTAATCAAG GCTGAACTTCTGTTGGAGCTACCAAGAGAACAGTTGCTAAATTGGATTTTCCAGTGCTTAGCGGAACTCTATGCTTCTCTGCCTGCCTTGATCAAATATTAG
- the LOC113722993 gene encoding ATP-dependent DNA helicase At3g02060, chloroplastic isoform X4, which produces MASTKVPLFPAFCDVAKMSNPSSASATNSCAHFQPRSSSRSRDWMTRIKIFLPLCKWNSRFYSMPTKFNPPPPPPSSLLLVSSSSSSSSPVLYSDVAPSARRYKLLPPPPLRTHENVTESSDDISLLNDRILREHGKRDSSSPRPPVMDTKEADKYIQQVKEQQLRGLQKLKGDVTNKNWKDGVFSYKVDPYTLCPGDYVVHKKVGIGRFVSIKFDLPKLKHPNTYNTDHNPQLPTEYVYIEYADGMAKLPVKQASRMLYRYNLPNETKKPRALSKLSDPSAWERRRVKGKVAVQKMVVDLMELYIHRLKQRRPPYPKMHAIAEFASHFPYKPTPDQMQAIIDVEKDLTEKENPMDRLICGDVGFGKTEVALRAIFCVVSAGKQAMVLAPTIVLAKQHYDVISDRFSRYPDIKVGLLSRFQSKSEKEEYVHMIKHGHLDITVGTHSLLGNRVVYNNLGLLVVDEEQRFGVKQKEKIASFKTSVDVLTLSATPIPRTLYLALTGFRDASLISTPPPERVPIRTHLSSYSKVKVVSAIKYELDRDGQVFYVLPRIKGLEEVMEFLEESFPEVEIAIAHGKVIHCLKWSARSMTTSLCVGKIQNYKVPNHYQYSKQLEDTMARFALGEIKILICTNIVESGLDIQNANTIIIQDVQQFGLAQLYQLRGRVGRADKEAHAHLFYADKSLLSDQALERLTALEECRDLGQGFQLAERDMAIRGFGNIFGEQQTGDVGNVGIDLFFEMLFESLSKVDEHRVISVPYQSVQVFISTLKEA; this is translated from the exons atggCCTCTACTAAAGTGCCACTGTTCCCCGCCTTCTGTGATGTTGCAAAAATGTCAAATCCTTCTTCTGCTTCTGCTACTAATAGTTGCGCCCATTTCCAGCCAAGGAGCAGCAGCAGAAGCAGGGATTGGATGACAAGAATAAAAATTTTCCTCCCCCTTTGCAAATGGAACTCTCGCTTTTACTCCATGCCAACCAAATTCAACcccccacctcctcctccttcttcgTTGCTTTTagtttcatcttcatcatcatcttcatcgccCGTCCTCTACTCCGACGTTGCCCCCTCTGCTAGACGCTATAAATTACTGCCACCTCCGCCCCTCCGAACTCACGAGAATGTGACGGAGAGCAGCGACGACATTTCTCTGCTTAACGACAGAATTCTTCGAGAGCACGGCAAGAGAGATTCCTCCTCCCCGAGGCCCCCCGTCATGGATACCAAGGAGGCTGATAAATACATTCAGCAGGTCAAGGAGCAGCAGCTGAGGGGTTTGCAGAAGCTCAAGGGTGACGTCACCAACAAAAATTGGAAAGACGGCGTTTTTAGCTACAAGGTCGACCCCTACACTCTCTGCCCCGGCGACTACGTGGTGCACAAGAAGGTCGGCATCGGCCGATTTGTTAGCATCAAATTTGACCTGCCAAAGTTGAAGCATCCTAATACTTATAATACGGACCACAACCCCCAACTCCCGACTGAATATGTCTATATAGAGTACGCCGATGGAATGGCCAAGCTCCCTGTCAAGCAGGCTTCCCGCATGCTCTACCGCTATAATCT ACCTAATGAAACAAAAAAGCCACGTGCTTTGAGCAAACTAAGCGACCCAAGTGCATGGGAGAGAAGAAGGGTGAAGGGTAAGGTTGCAGTTCAAAAAATGGTTGTTGACTTGATGGAGCTGTATATACACAGGCTCAAACAAAGAAGGCCTCCTTACCCCAAAATGCATGCCATTGCagaatttgcatctcattttcCTTATAAGCCAACGCCAGACCAGATGCAG GCAATCATTGATGTGGAAAAAGACTTGAcagagaaagaaaaccctaTGGACAGATTGATATGTGGAGATGTTGGTTTTGGCAAAACTGAAGTTGCGCTTCGTGCCATCTTCTGCGTGGTTTCAGCAGGGAAGCAAGCCATGGTTCTAGCACCAACAATAGTTCTAGCTAAACAACATTATGATGTTATCTCCGATCGATTCTCAAGATATCCAGATATCAAGGTTGGACTTCTGAGTAGGTTTCAG TCCAAGTCAGAGAAAGAGGAGTATGTGCACATGATTAAACATGGGCACCTGGACATTACAGTTGGGACTCATTCACTACTTGGCAACCGTGTTGTGTATAATAATCTTGGTCTTCTTGTGGTTGATGAGGAACAG AGATTTGGTGTGAAACAAAAGGAGAAGATTGCTTCTTTTAAAACCTCAGTTGATGTACTCACGCTTTCGGCAACGCCTATTCCACGAACCCTCTATTTAGCTTTGACTGGGTTTCGTGATGCCAG TTTAATTTCTACACCACCTCCTGAAAGAGTTCCAATAAGAACCCATCTTTCATCATATTCTAAGGTAAAGGTGGTATCAGCTATAAAGTATGAGCTGGACCGAGATGGACAGGTTTTTTATGTGTTGCCCCGAATCAAAG GGCTTGAAGAAGTCATGGAGTTTCTTGAAGAATCGTTTCCAGAGGTTGAAATAGCTATTGCTCATGGAAAGGTAATTCATTGCTTGAAGTGGAGCGCTAGATCTATGACCACTTCACTCTGCGTGGGTAAAATACAAAACTACAAAGTACCAAACCACTAT CAATACTCGAAGCAGCTTGAGGATACCATGGCAAGATTTGCACTGGGGGAAATTAAGATCCTTATATGCACAAACATAGTTGAAAGTGGGCTTGACATTCAAAATGCGAATACAATCATAATCCAGGATGTCCAACAATTTGGCCTTGCACAGTTGTATCAG TTGCGTGGAAGGGTGGGCCGAGCAGATAAAGAAGCTCATGCACACTTGTTTTACGCTGATAAGTCTTTGCTCTCTGATCAGGCGCTA GAGAGGCTAACTGCCCTTGAAGAGTGTCGTGATCTTGGCCAGGGTTTCCAGCTTGCAGAAAGGGACATGGCTATTAGAGGCTTTGGTAATATTTTTGGTGAGCAGCAAACAGGGGATGTTGGAAATGTGGGCATTGATCTTTTCTTTGAAATGCTATTTGAGAGCCTGTCAAAG GTTGATGAACACCGTGTAATCTCAGTTCCTTACCAATCGGTGCAGGTATTCATATCCACATTGAAAGAGG CTTGA